A single genomic interval of Gossypium raimondii isolate GPD5lz chromosome 11, ASM2569854v1, whole genome shotgun sequence harbors:
- the LOC105802544 gene encoding phosphatidylglycerophosphate phosphatase PTPMT2 yields MHIEELKEGEQQDQDQSQLCEDRLVVWDAKRVLVGAGARALFYPTLLYNLVRNKIQSEFRWWDRVDEFILLGAVPFPADVPRLKDLGVSGVVTLNEPYETLVPTSLYHAHNIHHLVIPTRDYLFAPSFADICQAVDFIHENASVGKTTYVHCKAGRGRSTTIVLCYLVEHRHMTPDAAYEYVRSIRPRVLLAPAQQQAVQDYYLHKVNNNGICGDSCSMIIKKTLVVPAKQDTAVFDDGSVVVVTESDLDGYDASFDTDVLSNEMLDEGSLAGRLQFASQAAMTRLSCLWLRCRAEQKASRKLLSSLGIDIRVY; encoded by the exons atgcaTATTGAGGAATTGAAAGAAGGGGAGCAGCAGGATCAAGATCAGAGTCAATTGTGTGAAGATAGATTGGTTGTTTGGGACGCAAAAAGGGTTTTGGTGGGAGCGGGAGCACGCGCCCTTTTTTACCCAACGTTGTTGTACAATCTTGTAAGGAACAAGATCCAGTCTGAATTTAGATGGTGGGATAGAGTTGATGAG TTTATTTTGTTAGGTGCCGTACCTTTCCCAGCAGATGTTCCCCGGTTGAAGGATCTTGGTGTCTCTGGAGTTGTGACCTTAAATGAACCATACGAGACTTTGGTCCCAACATCGCTATATCAT GCACACAATATTCATCATTTGGTGATTCCAACAAGGGATTATCTTTTTGCTCCTTCATTTGCTGATATTTGCCAAGCTGTAGATTTCATACATG AGAATGCTTCTGTTGGAAAGACTACGTATGTTCACTGCAAGGCAGGTCGAGGACGCAGCACAACCATTGTTCTCTGCTACTTG gTGGAACATAGGCATATGACTCCTGATGCAGCTTATGAGTATGTGAGATCTATCAGACCTAGGGTCCTTCTGGCACCTGCACAGCAGCAG GCTGTTCAAGATTACTATCTTCACAAGGTCAATAATAATGGAATCTGTGGAGACTCTTGCTCAATGATAATAAAGAAAACTCTAGTTGTACCTGCAAAACAGGATACAGCGGTCTTCGATGATGGCTCTGTAGTTGTTGTAACAGAGTCGGACCTTGATGGGTATGACGCTAGCTTTGACACAGATGTGTTAAGCAACGAGATGTTGGATGAGGGAAGCCTAGCTGGCAGGTTGCAGTTTGCTAGTCAAGCAGCTATGACCAGGCTTTCTTGCCTATGGTTACGCTGCCGTGCAGAACAAAAGGCATCTAGGAAGTTATTGAGCAGTCTTGGTATCGACATTCGGGTTTATTGA
- the LOC105802543 gene encoding tubulin alpha-3 chain produces MREIISVHIGQAGIQVGNSCWELYCLEHEIHPDGTMPSDTSMGVAHDAFNTFFSETGSGKHVPRAVFVDLEPTVIDEVRTGPYRQLFHPEQLISGKEDAANNFARGHYTIGKEIVDLCLDRVRKLADNCTGLQGFMVFNAVGGGTGSGLGSLLLERLSVDYGKKSKLGFTIYPSPQVSTAVVEPYNSVLSTHSLLEHTDVAVLLDNEAIYDICRRSLDIERPTYTNLNRLISQTISSLTTSLRFDGAINVDITEFQTNLVPYPRIHFMLSSYAPVISAEKAYHEQISVPEITNAVFEPSSMMAKCDPRHGKYMACCLMYRGDVVPKDVNAAVATIKTKRTVQFVDWCPTGFKCGINYQPPAVVPGGDLAKVQRAVCMISNNTAVAEVFARIDHKFDLMYSKRAFVHWYVGEGMEEGEFSEAREDLAALEKDYEEVGAEGGDDEEEGEEY; encoded by the coding sequence ATGAGAGAGATTATTAGCGTCCACATTGGCCAAGCTGGGATTCAGGTTGGGAATTCATGCTGGGAGCTTTACTGTCTTGAACATGAAATCCACCCTGATGGAACAATGCCGAGCGACACCTCTATGGGCGTCGCACACGATGCTTTCAACACTTTCTTCAGCGAAACGGGTTCGGGAAAGCATGTGCCTAGAGCTGTCTTTGTTGATCTGGAACCCACTGTTATCGATGAGGTCCGGACCGGCCCTTATCGCCAACTTTTCCACCCTGAGCAGCTTATTTCCGGCAAGGAAGATGCTGCTAATAATTTTGCCAGAGGCCACTATACAATTGGGAAGGAAATTGTGGATCTCTGCCTAGATCGAGTTAGGAAGTTAGCTGATAACTGCACTGGTCTGCAGGGCTTTATGGTGTTCAATGCTGTCGGCGGTGGAACCGGTTCTGGTCTTGGATCTTTGTTGTTGGAGCGCTTGTCGGTGGATTATGGAAAGAAATCAAAGCTCGGGTTCACCATCTATCCTTCGCCTCAGGTCTCAACTGCAGTTGTGGAACCTTACAATAGTGTTCTGTCCACTCATTCCCTTCTTGAGCACACAGATGTGGCCGTGCTCTTGGACAATGAAGCAATTTACGACATATGCCGGAGATCCCTCGATATCGAGAGGCCAACTTACACCAATTTGAACCGGCTGATTTCTCAAACCATATCGTCCTTGACGACTTCTTTAAGGTTTGATGGAGCCATTAATGTAGACATTACAGAGTTCCAAACCAATCTTGTGCCATATCCTCGGATCCATTTCATGCTCTCTTCTTATGCGCCTGTTATCTCAGCTGAGAAAGCATACCATGAACAGATATCAGTTCCTGAGATCACAAACGCTGTGTTTGAGCCCTCAAGCATGATGGCCAAGTGCGATCCAAGGCATGGCAAGTACATGGCTTGCTGCCTGATGTATCGAGGAGATGTGGTGCCCAAGGATGTGAACGCTGCTGTTGCTACCATCAAAACGAAGAGGACCGTGCAGTTTGTTGACTGGTGCCCAACTGGTTTCAAATGCGGTATTAACTATCAGCCCCCAGCTGTTGTCCCTGGAGGAGATCTTGCTAAGGTGCAGCGAGCTGTTTGTATGATAAGCAATAACACAGCAGTGGCAGAGGTGTTTGCACGCATTGACCACAAGTTTGATCTGATGTACTCGAAGAGAGCTTTTGTGCATTGGTATGTTGGAGAGGGCATGGAAGAAGGTGAATTCTCGGAAGCCCGTGAGGATCTGGCTGCTCTTGAGAAGGATTATGAAGAAGTTGGTGCTGAAGGTGGAGATGATGAAGAGGAAGGTGAAGAATATTGA